One Ananas comosus cultivar F153 linkage group 1, ASM154086v1, whole genome shotgun sequence DNA window includes the following coding sequences:
- the LOC109716546 gene encoding casein kinase 1-like protein HD16, which produces MRNDSGGLSANRVAGAGAGAEEEGNTVPFPEKVQVGGSPTYRVERKLGKGGFGQVFVGRRVSGGNERAAGPGALEVAIKFEHRTSKGCSYGPPYEWQVYNVLGGIHGVPKVHYKGRQGEFYVMIMDMLGPSLWDAWNSSGQTMSSEMVACIAVESLSILEKMHSKGYVHGDVKPENFLLGQPSTPQEKKLFLVDLGLATRWRDNGTGQHVEYDQRPDVFRGTVRYASAHAHLGRTPSRRDDLESLAYTLIFLHRGRLPWQGYQGDNKSFLVCKKKMATSPEMLCCFCPSPFKQFLEIVVNMKFDEEPNYPRLISLFDGLIGPNPASRPINTDGAQKVGQKRGRLTTDEEDEGQQKKRIRLGVPASQWISVYNARQPMKQRYHYNVADTRLAQHVSKGNEDGLLISCVASCSDLWAVIMDAGTGFSSQVYELSPCFFHKEWIMEQWEKNYYITSVAGATNGSSLVVMSKGTTYTQQSYKVSESFPFKWINKKWKEGFHVTSMATSGGRWGIVMSRSARFSDQVVELDFLYPSEGIHRRWDNGYRITAMAATWDQAALILSVPRRKPVDETQETLRTSAFPSTHVKEKWAKNLYLASVCYGRTVS; this is translated from the exons ATGAGGAACGATAGTGGTGGATTGAGCGCCAATAGGGTTGCCGGAGCTGGAGCCGGAGCCGAAGAGGAGGGGAACACGGTTCCCTTCCCGGAGAAG GTCCAGGTAGGAGGGTCTCCCACCTATCGGGTCGAAAGGAAGTTGGGGAAAGGTGGGTTTGGTCAGGTATTTGTTGGTCGACGTGTCTCTGGAGGCAATGAACGCGCAGCAGGTCCTGGTGCTCTAGAG GTTGCcataaaatttgagcataggacaaGCAAAGGCTGTAGCTACGGTCCACCATACGAGTGGCAAGTTTACAA TGTTCTAGGTGGCATTCATGGTGTGCCTAAGGTGCATTATAAAGGGCGGCAGGGAGAATTTTATGTAATG ATAATGGATATGCTGGGACCTAGTTTGTGGGATGCATGGAATTCATCAGGGCAAAC GATGTCATCAGAAATGGTGGCTTGCATTGCTGTTGAGTCCCTGTCAATTCTGGAAAAGATGCATTCTAAAGG GTATGTACATGGAGATGTAAAACCTGAGAACTTTCTTCTTGGACAGCCGTCAACTCctcaagaaaagaaattatttctCGTAGACCTTGGATTAG CAACAAGGTGGAGAGATAATGGAACTGGGCAGCATGTTGAATACGACCAACGTCCAGATGTCTTCAG AGGGACTGTTCGATATGCTAGTGCTCATGCACATTTGGGAAGAACTCCAAGTAGAAGAGATGATTTAGAGTCCCTTGCATATACACTCATTTTTCTTCACAGAGGAAGATTACCGTGGCAAGGATACCAG GGTGACAATAAATCGTTTCTCGTTTGCAAGAAGAAGATGGCTACATCACCTGAGATGCTTTGTTGCTTCTGCCCTTCTCCCTTCAAGCAATTTCTTGAGATTGTTGTTAACATGAAGTTTGATGAAGAGCCGAACTACCCCAGGCTTATATCGTTGTTTGATGGTCTTATTGGACCAAATCCTGCAAGTAGGCCAATTAACACTGATGGAGCTCAAAAG GTTGGTCAGAAGCGTGGTAGATTGACTACCGACGAAGAGGATGAAGGACAACAAAAGAAGAGGATTCGCTTGGGAGTTCCGGCCTCTCAGTGGATATCAGTATACAATGCGAGACAGCCTATGAAGCAGAG GTATCATTATAATGTTGCCGACACACGCTTGGCGCAACATGTGTCAAAAGGAAATGAGGATGGTCTGCTAATAAGTTGTGTGGCATCATGTTCGGACCTTTGGGCAGTCATCATGGATGCAGGAACTGGCTTTTCATCTCAAGTTTATGAATTGTCTCCATGTTTTTTTCACAAG GAATGGATTATGGAACAGTGGGAAAAGAACTACTACATCACCTCTGTTGCTGGTGCTACTAATGGGAGCTCACTTGTTGTGATGTCGAAAG GCACAACCTATACACAGCAATCATACAAAGTCAGTGAGTCTTTTCCCTTTAAATGGATAAACAAGAAGTGGAAGGAAGGGTTTCATGTAACATCAATGGCAACTTCTGGCGGTCGGTGGGGTATCGTCATGTCTCGCAGTGCTCGATTCAGTGATCAG GTTGTTGAATTGGACTTTCTCTATCCGAGTGAGGGCATTCACAGGCGATGGGACAATGGTTATCGGATCACTGCGATGGCCGCCACATGGGATCAGGCCGCTCTTATCCTTAGCGTGCCAAGGCGCAAGCCAGTTGATGAGACCCAGGAGACTCTTCGGACCTCTGCATTCCCAAGCACACATGTCAAG GAGAAGTGGGCCAAGAATCTATACCTTGCTTCTGTGTGCTATGGACGCACTGTATCTTAA